A region of Paramormyrops kingsleyae isolate MSU_618 chromosome 17, PKINGS_0.4, whole genome shotgun sequence DNA encodes the following proteins:
- the sphkap gene encoding A-kinase anchor protein SPHKAP isoform X5: MRHGPECPKQSVFQISSQNQCAGVCLVQYGGKQQPTSPCSMVFEVNKFLIGLELCQERQTCNHLVGHRVEDDTNRSLSSIEDDFLTASEYFDSEEDALRNDAESTDVAVKEKGSRLRHHKRHISKQERNNDSEVTIQASFKMFPASFSSGAQQRPSCKAQSERSSCKVQSERTFCKAQSESTGHYAINLAESVLQDAFICLSQDEATKATHADSSMSEGTHPFPEELPRLPTYSFELPKIVIVQSPDNQEEVSEWSETSPLPILSEQMSASAPSENMPPACGFFSSGHPPRSVELALACAANVIGTISSPQVTEQLSLQPRLGDKDVEQKDGVEYSFSSALCGMVQVAGAIAIVDLAEDAGELGKKVDPGICCPSIGLISTTEASSAVTFQHSVAEGTSIKASCANIAEILLKEAFAVLSQSEDQSVRDFLESTHDKIVNSISHPKLSCSDEREVQEFAHVIAEGIFKHAWEKSIEKKKLEGSDITLFPTTHSFLYEYVNNLLFDVLCITSKKITDVLTTNNGSGDRQDDDVKKFDNPDIRKSKELLSRIHHLAQTIQPDTSEKQNNLVQGINIRSGVTECKYMKKKEEEQICGSANSSSVQAKDQTIADQMNEISLSVTESSLLQSDLGQQNNTKENKKIFSLEVKQSSSDVSINNGITMNTEIHKAKVLRDGEHKSFSLITQLTPQHSLSFGGSAVVTKKDAETRSTMSCFADDLATTVVSMATELAAICLENSSGKQPWFCSLQTRVREGPESYLLPCRTARRKEAQCGAVVTKKHRPPRLSEIKRKTEEQPELMERLVNRVVDESGISDEPTDPFAKFASEVTAKIMNCPELSLIDTSKPGQPRTRLQCTAMERWSRGKASSYESIPEEDTDTYNLAHTLGLGSRLGQNLSRGSSISKQSSCESITDEFSRFMVNQMENEGRGFDLLLDYYAGKNASSILNAAMQQVVTKKNGHLNVRSTCLSKQSSTESITEEFYRFMLKDIDKESKDYSISKTREWNNSLLPPSHRTPLCFRQSSMPDRRSSDSRLTVNSPVKANSFDGFARNSHGDSLNIFPANTAAMVLCKSDSCLYQKGKTDQITDMLIHETWSNSIESLMRKNKIIMNPEDSVDLEVPADLQPQVELFANRLAADIVESGKSVLGSQSENLRGQQSRPVGERRRGFKQSRPCWSNNNYQDQQASTKGNDNINASSLPQQSRKVPLIHIEGDLKENLSEDTKNIRELPQKNSSLKCKEFVKHSSENERAGVSAGCEQEQLPLSASSEESTGSWSHIATDDDPHEETSSYIQLSDGNGNSSASSLGIADLETFSDILLPSTLVSATAEKESIKSSQDNVDEGTSGHSVGGSSSHREMLVMNLDLEPNSMDSEMQAALQWIAASEIGITTIYFKKSQVKRREKFLEVVQLVTQKSWRVGDLFHAMVQFCKLQEENRDSVSSLFDWLLATK, encoded by the exons atgaggcatggaccagagtgtccgaaacaatcggtgttccag ATCTCTTCTCAGAACCAGTGTGCGGGTGTCTGCTTGGTCCAGTATGGGGGTAAACAGCAACCTACCAGTCCTTGTAGCATGGTCTTCGAGGTAAACAAGTTCCTGATTGGCCTGGAGTTGTGCCAAGAACGGCAGACCTGCAACCACTTGGTAGGCCATCGAGTTGAGGATGACACCAACCGCTCCTTGTCCTCCATTGAAGATGACTTTCTGACAGCATCTGAGTACTTCGACAGTGAAGAAGATGCACTACGAAATG ATGCAGAGAGCACTGATGTGGCCGTTAAGGAGAAGGGAAGCAGGCTGAGACATCACAAAAGACACATAAGCAAACAAGAAAGGAACAATGATTCAGAAGTGACAATCCAGGCATCCTTTAAGATGTTTCCTGCGAGCTTTTCCAGTGGGGCACAACAAAGACCCTCCTGCAAGGCTCAGTCTGAGAGATCTTCCTGCAAGGTTCAGTCTGAGAGAACCTTCTGCAAAGCTCAGTCCGAGAGCACTGGCCATTACGCCATTAACTTAGCAGAGTCTGTCCTGCAAGATGCCTTCATTTGCCTCTCCCAGGATGAAGCGACAAAAGCTACCCATGCAGATTCAAGCATGTCCGAAGGGACACATCCCTTTCCAGAAGAACTTCCTCGGCTACCAACCTATTCCTTTGAGCTCCCTAAAATTGTTATTGTGCAAAGTCCTGATAACCAGGAAGAAGTGTCAGAATGGTCAGAAACAAGCCCCTTGCCCATCTTGTCAGAGCAGATGTCAGCTTCTGCACCCTCTGAGAACATGCCTCCGGCCTGTGGCTTCTTCTCATCGGGACACCCCCCCAGATCTGTGGAGCTGGCCCTAGCATGCGCTGCTAATGTTATTGGTACAATTTCTAGCCCTCAAGTGACTGAACAATTATCACTTCAGCCAAGGCTAGGAGATAAGGATGTAGAACAGAAAGACGGTGTGGAATACTCTTtttcctctgctctgtgtggcATGGTACAGGTGGCAGGAGCTATTGCCATTGTTGATCTTGCTGAGGATGCAGGTGAGCTTGGTAAAAAAGTTGATCCAGGGATCTGCTGTCCTTCCATTGGGTTAATATCTACAACTGAAGCCTCCTCTGCTGTTACTTTCCAACACAGTGTTGCTGAGGGAACAAGCATCAAGGCATCTTGTGCAAATATTGCTGAAATCCTCCTCAAGGAGGCATTTGCTGTGCTAAGTCAGTCAGAAGACCAGAGTGTTAGGGACTTCCTGGAATCTACTCATGATAAGATTGTGAATAGTATTTCACATCCTAAATTGTCCTGTTCAGATGAAAGAGAGGTGCAGGAGTTTGCTCATGTGATTGCTGAAGGTATTTTCAAGCATGCATGGGAGAAAAGCATCGAAAAGAAAAAACTTGAAGGTTCTGATATTACATTATTCCCCACCACACACAGTTTTCTATATGAGTATGTGAACAATCTGCTATTTGATGTTCTCTGTATCACATCAAAGAAGATCACAGACGTTTTAACAACTAATAATGGATCAGGTGATAGACAAGATGATGATGTTAAAAAATTTGACAATCCTGATATTAGGAAAAGCAAGGAACTATTAAGCCGAATACATCATCTTGCTCAAACTATCCAGCCTGATACTTCAGAAAAACAGAACAACCTCGTTCAAGGCATAAATATAAGGTCAGGTGTCACTGAGTgcaaatatatgaaaaaaaaagaagaggaaCAGATATGTGGTTCTGCTAATTCAAGTTCTGTCCAGGCCAAAGACCAGACTATAGCTGATCAGATGAATGAGATATCACTTTCTGTTACAGAAAGCTCTCTCCTTCAGAGTGATTTGGGTCAGCAGAATaacacaaaagaaaacaaaaaaatattctcTTTAGAAGTAAAGCAATCTTCATCAGATGTCTCCATCAATAATGGAATCACAATGAATACTGAGATACACAAAGCCAAAGTTTTAAGAGATGGTGAACACAAGTCATTCTCTTTGATCACCCAGTTGACTCCTCAGCATTCCTTGTCTTTTGGAGGGTCTGCTGTTGTGACAAAAAAGGATGCAGAAACCAGATCAacaatgtcttgttttgcagATGACCTGGCCACCACTGTAGTTTCCATGGCTACAGAACTGGCAGCAATATGTCTAGAGAACTCAAGTGGAAAGCAGCCCTGGTTCTGTTCACTGCAGACCAGAGTTAGGGAAGGTCCCGAAAGCTACCTGCTACCATGTCGCACAGCAAGAAGAAAGGAAGCACAGTGTGGTGCAGTGGTCACCAAAAAACACCGGCCACCACGCCTTAGTGAGATCAAGCGCAAGACAGAAGAGCAACCAGAACTTATGGAGCGACTGGTGAACCGTGTTGTAGATGAGTCAGGGATCTCAGATGAACCAACTGACCCATTTGCAAAGTTTGCCTCTGAGGTCACCGCTAAGATCATGAACTGTCCAGAGCTTAGTTTGATAGATACCTCCAAGCCAGGTCAGCCCAGGACTCGGCTTCAGTGCACAGCCATGGAACGTTGGAGCCGGGGGAAAGCATCGAGCTATGAGAGCATCCCGGAGGAGGACACAGACACCTACAACTTGGCCCACACACTTGGCCTAGGAAGCCGTTTGGGTCAGAACCTCAGTCGAGGAAGCTCAATTTCCAAGCAGTCCAGCTGTGAAAGTATTACAGATGAGTTCTCCAGGTTCATGGTAAACCAGATGGAGAATGAAGGCCGGGGCTTTGACCTGCTGCTGGATTACTATGCAGGCAAGAATGCCAGCAGTATCCTAAATGCTGCTATGCAACAGGTGGTCACCAAGAAGAATGGACATTTGAACGTGAGGTCCACTTGCCTCTCCAAGCAGTCAAGCACAGAAAGCATCACAGAGGAGTTCTACAGGTTCATGTTGAAAGACATTGATAAGGAGAGTAAAGATTATAGTATATCAAAAACTAGAGAGTGGAACAACAGCCTTTTGCCCCCATCTCACAGGACACCCTTATGTTTCCGACAATCATCAATGCCCGACCGGCGCTCATCTGACTCAAGACTCACCGTGAACTCCCCTGTTAAAGCCAATTCTTTTGATGGCTTTGCTCGAAATTCACATGGAGACAGTCTTAATATTTTTCCTGCTAACACTGCAGCCATGGTCCTCTGTAAGTCAGACTCCTGTTTGTATCAAAAGGGCAAAACAGACCAGATTACAGATATGCTGATCCATGAAACCTGGTCAAACTCAATTGAGTCCCTAATGCGCAAAAATAAGATCATCATGAACCCAGAGGACAGTGTGGATCTAGAGGTTCCAGCTGATTTGCAGCCACAGGTTGAGCTGTTTGCCAACCGTCTGGCAGCGGATATTGTGGAAAGTGGGAAGTCTGTACTTGGGAGCCAGTCAGAGAATCTACGTGGCCAGCAGTCCCGTCCAGTGGGGGAAAGGAGAAGAGGCTTCAAACAGTCACGGCCATGCTGGAGTAACAATAATTATCAGGACCAGCAGGCTAGCACTAAAGGGAATGATAATATCAATGCAAGCTCTCTACCACAACAGTCCAGGAAAGTGCCTCTCATTCACATTGAGGGAGATCTGAAGGAAAATCTCTCAGAAGACACAAAGAACATCAGGGAATTGCCCCAGAAAAACTCTTCTCTGAAATGCAAAGAATTTGTGAAACACTCCAG CGAGAATGAGAGGGCAGGAGTGTCTGCTGGGTGTGAGCAGGAGCAGCTTCCTCTTAGTGCCAGCAGTGAGGAGAGCACAGGAAGCTGGTCTCACATCGCTACGGACGACGACCCCCATGAGGAGACAAGCAGCTATATCCAGCTAAGTGATGG AAACGGTAACAGTAGTGCGTCAAGTCTCGGTATAGCGGACCTGGAGACCTTCTCAGACATCCTCTTGCCAAGCACGCTGGTCAG TGCAACAGCTGAAAAGGAATCTATAAAGAGCAGCCAGGATAATGTGGATG
- the sphkap gene encoding A-kinase anchor protein SPHKAP isoform X4, giving the protein MDRHKGNQRDASWLKKLAFVSPVLPKLMDSLSMHQLKENEILIHSGLESPRSCPSDSTFEHISSQNQCAGVCLVQYGGKQQPTSPCSMVFEVNKFLIGLELCQERQTCNHLVGHRVEDDTNRSLSSIEDDFLTASEYFDSEEDALRNDAESTDVAVKEKGSRLRHHKRHISKQERNNDSEVTIQASFKMFPASFSSGAQQRPSCKAQSERSSCKVQSERTFCKAQSESTGHYAINLAESVLQDAFICLSQDEATKATHADSSMSEGTHPFPEELPRLPTYSFELPKIVIVQSPDNQEEVSEWSETSPLPILSEQMSASAPSENMPPACGFFSSGHPPRSVELALACAANVIGTISSPQVTEQLSLQPRLGDKDVEQKDGVEYSFSSALCGMVQVAGAIAIVDLAEDAGELGKKVDPGICCPSIGLISTTEASSAVTFQHSVAEGTSIKASCANIAEILLKEAFAVLSQSEDQSVRDFLESTHDKIVNSISHPKLSCSDEREVQEFAHVIAEGIFKHAWEKSIEKKKLEGSDITLFPTTHSFLYEYVNNLLFDVLCITSKKITDVLTTNNGSGDRQDDDVKKFDNPDIRKSKELLSRIHHLAQTIQPDTSEKQNNLVQGINIRSGVTECKYMKKKEEEQICGSANSSSVQAKDQTIADQMNEISLSVTESSLLQSDLGQQNNTKENKKIFSLEVKQSSSDVSINNGITMNTEIHKAKVLRDGEHKSFSLITQLTPQHSLSFGGSAVVTKKDAETRSTMSCFADDLATTVVSMATELAAICLENSSGKQPWFCSLQTRVREGPESYLLPCRTARRKEAQCGAVVTKKHRPPRLSEIKRKTEEQPELMERLVNRVVDESGISDEPTDPFAKFASEVTAKIMNCPELSLIDTSKPGQPRTRLQCTAMERWSRGKASSYESIPEEDTDTYNLAHTLGLGSRLGQNLSRGSSISKQSSCESITDEFSRFMVNQMENEGRGFDLLLDYYAGKNASSILNAAMQQVVTKKNGHLNVRSTCLSKQSSTESITEEFYRFMLKDIDKESKDYSISKTREWNNSLLPPSHRTPLCFRQSSMPDRRSSDSRLTVNSPVKANSFDGFARNSHGDSLNIFPANTAAMVLCKSDSCLYQKGKTDQITDMLIHETWSNSIESLMRKNKIIMNPEDSVDLEVPADLQPQVELFANRLAADIVESGKSVLGSQSENLRGQQSRPVGERRRGFKQSRPCWSNNNYQDQQASTKGNDNINASSLPQQSRKVPLIHIEGDLKENLSEDTKNIRELPQKNSSLKCKEFVKHSSENERAGVSAGCEQEQLPLSASSEESTGSWSHIATDDDPHEETSSYIQLSDGNGNSSASSLGIADLETFSDILLPSTLVSATAEKESIKSSQDNVDEGTSGHSVGGSSSHREMLVMNLDLEPNSMDSEMQAALQWIAASEIGITTIYFKKSQVKRREKFLEVVQLVTQKSWRVGDLFHAMVQFCKLQEENRDSVSSLFDWLLATK; this is encoded by the exons ATGGACCGACACAAAGGGAATCAGCGTGATGCCAGCTGGCTGAAG AAACTGGCCTTTGTGTCTCCCGTTTTGCCTAAACTTATGGATTCCCTAAGCATGCACCAGCTAAAGGAGAATGAGATCCTGATCCACAGTGGCCTAGAATCTCCACGTTCCTGTCCATCTGATTCCACTTTTGAACAT ATCTCTTCTCAGAACCAGTGTGCGGGTGTCTGCTTGGTCCAGTATGGGGGTAAACAGCAACCTACCAGTCCTTGTAGCATGGTCTTCGAGGTAAACAAGTTCCTGATTGGCCTGGAGTTGTGCCAAGAACGGCAGACCTGCAACCACTTGGTAGGCCATCGAGTTGAGGATGACACCAACCGCTCCTTGTCCTCCATTGAAGATGACTTTCTGACAGCATCTGAGTACTTCGACAGTGAAGAAGATGCACTACGAAATG ATGCAGAGAGCACTGATGTGGCCGTTAAGGAGAAGGGAAGCAGGCTGAGACATCACAAAAGACACATAAGCAAACAAGAAAGGAACAATGATTCAGAAGTGACAATCCAGGCATCCTTTAAGATGTTTCCTGCGAGCTTTTCCAGTGGGGCACAACAAAGACCCTCCTGCAAGGCTCAGTCTGAGAGATCTTCCTGCAAGGTTCAGTCTGAGAGAACCTTCTGCAAAGCTCAGTCCGAGAGCACTGGCCATTACGCCATTAACTTAGCAGAGTCTGTCCTGCAAGATGCCTTCATTTGCCTCTCCCAGGATGAAGCGACAAAAGCTACCCATGCAGATTCAAGCATGTCCGAAGGGACACATCCCTTTCCAGAAGAACTTCCTCGGCTACCAACCTATTCCTTTGAGCTCCCTAAAATTGTTATTGTGCAAAGTCCTGATAACCAGGAAGAAGTGTCAGAATGGTCAGAAACAAGCCCCTTGCCCATCTTGTCAGAGCAGATGTCAGCTTCTGCACCCTCTGAGAACATGCCTCCGGCCTGTGGCTTCTTCTCATCGGGACACCCCCCCAGATCTGTGGAGCTGGCCCTAGCATGCGCTGCTAATGTTATTGGTACAATTTCTAGCCCTCAAGTGACTGAACAATTATCACTTCAGCCAAGGCTAGGAGATAAGGATGTAGAACAGAAAGACGGTGTGGAATACTCTTtttcctctgctctgtgtggcATGGTACAGGTGGCAGGAGCTATTGCCATTGTTGATCTTGCTGAGGATGCAGGTGAGCTTGGTAAAAAAGTTGATCCAGGGATCTGCTGTCCTTCCATTGGGTTAATATCTACAACTGAAGCCTCCTCTGCTGTTACTTTCCAACACAGTGTTGCTGAGGGAACAAGCATCAAGGCATCTTGTGCAAATATTGCTGAAATCCTCCTCAAGGAGGCATTTGCTGTGCTAAGTCAGTCAGAAGACCAGAGTGTTAGGGACTTCCTGGAATCTACTCATGATAAGATTGTGAATAGTATTTCACATCCTAAATTGTCCTGTTCAGATGAAAGAGAGGTGCAGGAGTTTGCTCATGTGATTGCTGAAGGTATTTTCAAGCATGCATGGGAGAAAAGCATCGAAAAGAAAAAACTTGAAGGTTCTGATATTACATTATTCCCCACCACACACAGTTTTCTATATGAGTATGTGAACAATCTGCTATTTGATGTTCTCTGTATCACATCAAAGAAGATCACAGACGTTTTAACAACTAATAATGGATCAGGTGATAGACAAGATGATGATGTTAAAAAATTTGACAATCCTGATATTAGGAAAAGCAAGGAACTATTAAGCCGAATACATCATCTTGCTCAAACTATCCAGCCTGATACTTCAGAAAAACAGAACAACCTCGTTCAAGGCATAAATATAAGGTCAGGTGTCACTGAGTgcaaatatatgaaaaaaaaagaagaggaaCAGATATGTGGTTCTGCTAATTCAAGTTCTGTCCAGGCCAAAGACCAGACTATAGCTGATCAGATGAATGAGATATCACTTTCTGTTACAGAAAGCTCTCTCCTTCAGAGTGATTTGGGTCAGCAGAATaacacaaaagaaaacaaaaaaatattctcTTTAGAAGTAAAGCAATCTTCATCAGATGTCTCCATCAATAATGGAATCACAATGAATACTGAGATACACAAAGCCAAAGTTTTAAGAGATGGTGAACACAAGTCATTCTCTTTGATCACCCAGTTGACTCCTCAGCATTCCTTGTCTTTTGGAGGGTCTGCTGTTGTGACAAAAAAGGATGCAGAAACCAGATCAacaatgtcttgttttgcagATGACCTGGCCACCACTGTAGTTTCCATGGCTACAGAACTGGCAGCAATATGTCTAGAGAACTCAAGTGGAAAGCAGCCCTGGTTCTGTTCACTGCAGACCAGAGTTAGGGAAGGTCCCGAAAGCTACCTGCTACCATGTCGCACAGCAAGAAGAAAGGAAGCACAGTGTGGTGCAGTGGTCACCAAAAAACACCGGCCACCACGCCTTAGTGAGATCAAGCGCAAGACAGAAGAGCAACCAGAACTTATGGAGCGACTGGTGAACCGTGTTGTAGATGAGTCAGGGATCTCAGATGAACCAACTGACCCATTTGCAAAGTTTGCCTCTGAGGTCACCGCTAAGATCATGAACTGTCCAGAGCTTAGTTTGATAGATACCTCCAAGCCAGGTCAGCCCAGGACTCGGCTTCAGTGCACAGCCATGGAACGTTGGAGCCGGGGGAAAGCATCGAGCTATGAGAGCATCCCGGAGGAGGACACAGACACCTACAACTTGGCCCACACACTTGGCCTAGGAAGCCGTTTGGGTCAGAACCTCAGTCGAGGAAGCTCAATTTCCAAGCAGTCCAGCTGTGAAAGTATTACAGATGAGTTCTCCAGGTTCATGGTAAACCAGATGGAGAATGAAGGCCGGGGCTTTGACCTGCTGCTGGATTACTATGCAGGCAAGAATGCCAGCAGTATCCTAAATGCTGCTATGCAACAGGTGGTCACCAAGAAGAATGGACATTTGAACGTGAGGTCCACTTGCCTCTCCAAGCAGTCAAGCACAGAAAGCATCACAGAGGAGTTCTACAGGTTCATGTTGAAAGACATTGATAAGGAGAGTAAAGATTATAGTATATCAAAAACTAGAGAGTGGAACAACAGCCTTTTGCCCCCATCTCACAGGACACCCTTATGTTTCCGACAATCATCAATGCCCGACCGGCGCTCATCTGACTCAAGACTCACCGTGAACTCCCCTGTTAAAGCCAATTCTTTTGATGGCTTTGCTCGAAATTCACATGGAGACAGTCTTAATATTTTTCCTGCTAACACTGCAGCCATGGTCCTCTGTAAGTCAGACTCCTGTTTGTATCAAAAGGGCAAAACAGACCAGATTACAGATATGCTGATCCATGAAACCTGGTCAAACTCAATTGAGTCCCTAATGCGCAAAAATAAGATCATCATGAACCCAGAGGACAGTGTGGATCTAGAGGTTCCAGCTGATTTGCAGCCACAGGTTGAGCTGTTTGCCAACCGTCTGGCAGCGGATATTGTGGAAAGTGGGAAGTCTGTACTTGGGAGCCAGTCAGAGAATCTACGTGGCCAGCAGTCCCGTCCAGTGGGGGAAAGGAGAAGAGGCTTCAAACAGTCACGGCCATGCTGGAGTAACAATAATTATCAGGACCAGCAGGCTAGCACTAAAGGGAATGATAATATCAATGCAAGCTCTCTACCACAACAGTCCAGGAAAGTGCCTCTCATTCACATTGAGGGAGATCTGAAGGAAAATCTCTCAGAAGACACAAAGAACATCAGGGAATTGCCCCAGAAAAACTCTTCTCTGAAATGCAAAGAATTTGTGAAACACTCCAG CGAGAATGAGAGGGCAGGAGTGTCTGCTGGGTGTGAGCAGGAGCAGCTTCCTCTTAGTGCCAGCAGTGAGGAGAGCACAGGAAGCTGGTCTCACATCGCTACGGACGACGACCCCCATGAGGAGACAAGCAGCTATATCCAGCTAAGTGATGG AAACGGTAACAGTAGTGCGTCAAGTCTCGGTATAGCGGACCTGGAGACCTTCTCAGACATCCTCTTGCCAAGCACGCTGGTCAG TGCAACAGCTGAAAAGGAATCTATAAAGAGCAGCCAGGATAATGTGGATG